In Larus michahellis unplaced genomic scaffold, bLarMic1.1 SCAFFOLD_412, whole genome shotgun sequence, a genomic segment contains:
- the LOC141737209 gene encoding olfactory receptor 14C36-like: MSNSSSITQFLLLAFADTRELQLLHFWTFLGIYLAALLANGLIITAIACDHRLHTPMYFFLFNLSLLDLGSISTTVPRSMANSLSDTRGISYAGCAAQVFLLPFMMVAEYCLLTIMAYDRYVAICKPLHYRTLLGSRACVHMAAAAWGSGFLNALLHTANTFSLPLCQGNALDQFFCEIPQILKLSCSDSYLREVGLLVVSACLGFGCFVFIVLSYVQIFRAVLRIPSEQGRHKAFSTCLPHLAVVSLFVSTAVFAYLKPPSISSPSLDLVMAVLYSVVPPVVNPFIYSMRNKELKDAVWKLISGCFQKH, encoded by the coding sequence atgtccaacagcagctccatcacccagttcctcctcctggcattcgcagacacacgggagctgcagctcttgcacttctggaccttcctgggcatctacctggctgccctcctggccaatggcctcatcatcaccgccatcgcctgtgaccaccgccttcacacccccatgtacttcttcctcttcaacctctccctcctcgacctgggaTCCATCTCTACCACTGTCCCCAGATCCATGGCCAATTCTCTCTCGGACACCAGGGGCATCTCCTATGCTggatgtgctgcacaggtttttctcttgccttttatGATGGTAGCAGAGTATTGTCTTCTCACcatcatggcctacgaccgctacgttgccatctgcaaacccctgcactacaggacgctcctgggcagcagagcttgtgtccacatggcagcagctgcctggggcagtgggtttctcaatgctctcctgcacacagcCAATACGTTTtcactgcccctctgccagggcaatgccctggaccagttcttctgtgaaatcccccagatcctcaagctctcctgctcagactcctacctcagggaagttgggcttcttgtggtcagtgcctgtttaggctttggttgttttgttttcatcgtgctgtcctatgtgcagatcttcagggccgtgctgaggatcccctctgagcagggacggcacaaagccttttccacgtgcctccctcacctggccgtggtctccctgtttgtcagcactgcagtgtttgcctacctgaagcccccctccatctcctcaccATCTCTGGATCTGGTGATGGCagttctgtactcggtggtgcctccagtaGTGAACCCcttcatctacagcatgaggaataaGGAGCTCAAGGATGCAGTGTGGAAACTGATATCTGGATGCTTTCAGAAGCATTGa